The following nucleotide sequence is from Aspergillus luchuensis IFO 4308 DNA, chromosome 1, nearly complete sequence.
CAGGATCTGGGAACCCTTTGGGATAAAGTAGCCTTCGTACATGTCATCCTCCGACGAGCTGTGTACAACCCCCATCGGGGTCACAGAATGCCAACGGAGGGCCTCTTTGACCATGGCGTCGATATATGGCAGGTTCTCGCGATCACTGAAGCTGGGAAGACGGTCGGTCCCGACAACTCGGTCAATTTCTTCCTGTGCCTTTCGCTGTACGTCCGGGTAGAGAACCATCGCGAGGAAAAACCCGCCCAAGGTGGATATGGTCTGCTCATGATTAGTTACGGTTTACGGAGTTCAGAGTGGTAGACTTGCCGTGTCGGATCCTCCACCGTACATTGCCGCGGCAGACCATTTCATGACGATTTCATCAAAGGAACCTGGCTCTGGAACTCCCTTCGACTCGAGTAAACCGGATAGATAGGATGGCGCGTGCTTGTTTTGCGACATCTGATGCCGGACAAACTCGTACGGTTGACAGTTCCAGGCTCGGGCGCTTTCCTTGAAGTTCTCTGCAACGCGTTTGAATGTGGCACCTGGAAACCAGGCCGGGATGTGCCTCACTAATCATCCAGTCAGCCTTTTCCTCTCGTTGTGTGAGTTACAGTGCATACGGAATGGAATAAAATCCACTATCCACACCCCGGGAACGAGGGCCGCGCCGAGATTTCCCATCGCCCGGGCTATAAGATCCACCAGTGGGTCATCCCCATGTGGTACAACGCTGTATCCATATGCTACCTTCAGGATGATTGCCGCTGCCTGCCTTTATATAACCGTTAGCGCTGGTGCATTTCCAGGACCTAATATGGCGGGCTTACTTCCGGATGTGGTCCTGCAGACCTTCGGGATTATCACGCACCCGAAGCAGGGTACGACCAACTTCGGCCTCTTGGATATGATTGAACCGCGCAACAGAATTGTTTGAACCGATTTGTTGATAGAATAGCTTCCGCTCAGTCCGGACACGCGGgtcgttgttgttcctcAGACTGAACAAATCCTTAAATCCGCACCTAGCCACCTGTTAGCAGCGAATTAACCGGTCCTGGGGGGCGGTGGCTGCAAAAATCTCGATAAATGTCAAGCTAGGTCGGTCTGAGTGTGTAGCTGAACGCTTCTCCAACAACTCAACCGCAATCCGGGCATCGTTAATGATTATGAGGGTCTCTCCAAAGACCTGTACCGAGCTGATGGGGCCTACAGATACTGTTAGCTGTGAATAGACACATATGTGTCAGTACTATACGCACCATATGTCTTCTTGTGCTTGTACCAATGCAGCCAATCTGCTTCTCCATTGGCCGGTAGGTCGAACAGGTTCCCGATGATCGGCTTTGGCTTCGGGCCCGGAGGGAGTGGGGCCGGAAACCTTTTGCGGGTTAAGAAGGACCTGAGAATGACAAGGCCAAGCAGGCCAACAATGGCTCTCACTAGCAGGGACATGATTCAGCGGTCCGTCGGTGTGCTGGTCTTGATGGGAACAGCGAGACTGGGTCCTTTGGACGGCGATGCCCTCATAAGTATGGAGTGCAGGCGCACCCTTGTCTCTGCACGATATATTGCATTTCATATGTTGCGGGGTCAAGAGGGGGTCGTGCATACACTTGTGCTCCTCATTTCAGCCGTATGAGCATCGGAGGTGATAGCAGACGCGTAGCTGAGCGTCAACTAGCTGCACGGCTACCGAAGACCCCATTTATGACAGGGTATACATTGGCTGATATGATCAGTCGTGATGATAAATGCCATCCATGAAGGTCATGACTCGGTGATCGGCATGGTGAGGGAGGTAAGCACGAGCTGATCCAGGCCGGTCGCCGTTAGAACGGCCATGCACGATGCCATAGTCTTGCTCGGCGCATCTGCTGTAACGGCTGGTGAAACCGTGGCATTCCTTGGTGCATTTCTCTCAGCCCCTAAAAGTGAGGAGAAAATTCATCAACTGTaactcatcatcgtcatcctcaattGTCGCCGATTACATGCACCAACGGGAGTGGCTGCGGTCGTGGGGAAATTATTCGCCAGTCGCATTCTAACCAACGCCATCATATAGTATTGGGCGGGGAATAGGAAGACCGGCGAGGATTAGCATACTCCCCAGCTGTTGTAGAGAGTGGTGCAGACAAATCAGGCTTTTCTGATAGTAAGACACGATGCATCTACGACCCGCTCGGCGGGCCGTTGGAGCTGCGAAGGTGGAGACGAGAcagccaccaaccaccatctAAACTAGTAGTTTACTGTAGCGTGTGAAGCGTTTGGGAGGGGTCGGAAATGAAAGGACGGGTATTATTGGCAAATGATTCGTCTCGCTCGCATCCTGCAGCATGGTGCGTGCAGAGACTAGCTGACAGACGGGCATTGCCAACCTTCGTCAGGCATCACGCATCACTCACACGAGTCAGTATGCAGCTCATGCGCATATGTAGGGTctaggaaaaaaaagaaaaactttGTGCAGGGTTGACACGAGTCATACCCATACTTCATGCACCGCTTGACTGCAATGAACTTCACAAGTGTGATGGTACAGTCGGGGACACAAGCTGGTGGAGTTGTGAAGAGAACAgagaacagagagagaacGAGGTGTTTAGGAACAAAAAAttaaaagcaaaaagaaatgacCTACGCAGGACTCgaacctgcaatctcttgatccgtagtcaagcgccttaccattgggccagcaggccaGCTGTTGAAGAATAGTGCGCAATATTTGTAATATGAGGCTAGCTAACCGCTTGCCCCACAGTTTGAACATCGAAGAGAATTGAATCTTTGAATGATCCATTCTCGTGGTGAATATGCGAGTTTGCTTTTATTTGGGTCACTGTGGCCCCTGCAGTATGTTAAGGCATATGTATCTTGACCTGTCTTGGTACTTTTATGCAGTATTCTGTCGTTGGGGTCTGTATTGGAAAGGTACTGTAGGTGGCGGGTGaaggtatatatatctcCAGTGTAGTTTCTCTTGTGTTTCGCGAATAACACCGACTCAGCTTGTTCTTTCCGATCATCAAGGGTGCCCATAGAAGACATAAATCAGTAGCACAGACCACGACGTCTAGTTGATACTACAGAACTCACCATGTAGTAAACCAAATAGAAAGAGAATAGGAATAAAGGAGTCCGAAGGCTCGGGAGTGTCTTGTACGTCGCGTACCCGCGACACCACTGGACACTTTTACACAACTGATAAATAACCATGGAACGCTATACCCGCTCCTGCCAAATAATGCACAAATAGATCAGAAGCTACGGCATTAGTCGTCCTCATACTACATTAAGTTACATCACCCACTCTGCCCTGCAGCTGAAAAGCTTCGCCAACAAAGGGAAAGCTATCCCACACCGGGAGCTGCATACCGTCGAGGCCAGATAATGCCGCATCCATCTCCAAAGAGTCCATGAAGCCCAGGCGTTGGATGCCAGCCCATGGATCCGAGATACCGGCTTCGGGGGCTATAGCAGAAACGCCATTTAACAATGGCGTGTCTAGCCCTTCCTGTACCTCCACCGAGGGCCTGCGATCATCCAGACTGAATAGCTTACTGACATATCGACCCTTGGTCTGGCGGGAATGCTGTACAAGTCGTCGACGCTGCTCAGCCACAGCATTGCCCAGGCAACTGAGTATCTCATAGTAATGTCCCGCCTGAGCGGACTGCTCCGAAAGCACACAAAGAATCTCCAGGGCTTCCCCGTAAGCCTGTTCATGTGAGGGCTCAGCCTCTTTTCGAGAGAACATCGAGAACCCGAGAACCAAGGCCGCAGCAAATACAAAAGCCTTCAGTATGCACATATTACCTAGCATGAGTCCAGAGCGATGCACCTCGGAGCATGTCTGTATCATGTACAAGGCTGAATCGATGCAAGCAGTTGCAAGATTGGAATGTGCTGCATCTTCGTGCAACAAATCACTTGATGTGCCGTCTGTGGAGTCATTGTGCAAACGCGCCAGTCGCACACCCAATACTGACACCAGGAAGGGTCGCGTCACCGTGATTACAGCGAAATGGTAAATGCAAGCAACGTGAAGattgttgatgatgtgggtACGCGCAGCGGGTTCGTCAAAGTCAAGATTAGGAGGCTCCACCAATGGCCCCGGTAGTTCATCGCTCCACTGTTTAAGTTTGGCTAAAAGCGAGTCCGCGAGCTCAGCTGAGGCTCCGTCCTTGCTGTACATAGACGAGATAATCTCCTCCAAGATCCTCGAGACCCCATAGGAGGCAACCAAGCCGATCGACATATGGCCCTCCAGGAGCGCGTAACGGATAGGACCATCTTCTGTTTCCGAACGCAGAGCAGCTGTCGCAGCTGGTCTCCCAAGGATAGAGCTTACTAGGAGGTCCAGGTTATAAACACTCATCCACACCCTTGCTCTCTGGTGTTGCTCGGGGCTAGGCACGGCATCCGCGAGCTCGGTAAGATGAAGACCCAATGCCACGGCAGCTCGGACAGCCACTCCAAGATACATGAAGGCAGCATTCCGACGACAAGCACCAAGCATATAGAAGGACATCAACAGGAATAACCGTATCAGAGTCAAGCTGGGgttctccaacatcccctcaAATGCGCTGCGTTGAGCACGGGAAAAGAAATACCGCTCGGCTTGTTCGGTTGATACAGTGCGTTTGCTGGCCTGTGCCCCGATAGCAATTATCATACCTGCGACTGCCATTTCTGTCCTATCCGGATGTGTGCTGGGCTCAATCAAAGCATCAAGAACTTCCATAGCCTCCGCACTTGACAAAACGTAGATAAAGCCACTCGTAGCAGAGCTATATGTTTGATAGTACTGGAGTAGCTGATATGAGTCCAGACTACTCTCTAGCGTTGGTGGTGTTCCATGCGGTGTCTCCGTCTCTAGCATATCTTCGCTTTTCACATTGTGCGAGAATTGCGATGGCCCAATATACTGTGATACAGTGTCCCGGACTAGTTGCAGAAAGGACAAGGAAGCAGCCTTTCCCACATAGACTGCCGGATGCGGATTAGCTACAGCACTTGATATAGTCCAGTTAGTGCTTTATTACCTCGTTCGCCACGGAGATTGCGGAGCATCCGTGGATGAGTCCTGTGTAATGTTTCTGGGGACATAGGCTGAATATCTACTGTCGATTGACTTGGCTCCGAAGCCTCGAAGCTAGCGGAATCTGCCCGACCTGCCAAGCTAGATGCTCCGAGAGTTGTGGTTGGTCGACGCCCAGAATCATAGCTTACATTGCTGTTGCCGGAGATTCGGGTGTTTGCAGTCGGCCGTTGAGCAGCGGAACGTGGACTGGGCACGCATGTATCGGCGCGTCCGAGTCTGATGCACTTCGAGCATGGAAATGTCCCACTGCATCGCTTTTTCGTTGACCTGCATGCATTGCAAGCTTCGTAGGCTCTTAGACGGTTGGCTGGGTGTACTTTAGGGCGGGGCATGGTACCGAGAATGGCATGCCGAGATGCTCAGTGGATCCGTCTGGGGTGCCCGTGATGCCACTGATGTTCGGTGAAGTAGATCCAATCTTAGAGGGATACGTTTGGGAGCTGGCAAGGATGCTTTCTGCAAGGAAATAGACTGGAAGCACCCCGCATTGTGCCACGACAGTCCGAAGGGGAACGAAAAGAGTGTGTGGAGATTGTTATTTGATGATGTTCGTAAGGGAACACTATCGGATGAAGTTATCGGATGGAGATAAGCAGCAGTTCGGAAGCCGCCGCGGATGATCCTCAGGCACGTGAGCGCCAGGGGTTCAACCCCGAATTTCAGGCACCAGCAAATTACGATCGACATTTCACTGcaggtacggagtacagaaaaaaacaaaaatatcACATTTCACAATCTAAACTAGAGTACCCGACAGAAATTCTTCCAATATCTGGCACTCACAATGACATTTCTCATTGCGATTCGACGCGTCCAAAGGAGCGACGGCAAGCATCCCAGATGTTGCTACAGCGTCAGACTAAATCCAAAAAGCCAAAGATTCCCGATCTCCTAACACTATACGTCCCTGCGACATAGCAAGCTTCTATCACCGAAGATTTGGTCTC
It contains:
- a CDS encoding uncharacterized protein (COG:K;~EggNog:ENOG410PJIV;~InterPro:IPR036864,IPR007219,IPR001138;~PFAM:PF00172;~TransMembrane:3 (o274-291i298-316o521-545i);~antiSMASH:Cluster_1.7;~go_function: GO:0000981 - DNA-binding transcription factor activity, RNA polymerase II-specific [Evidence IEA];~go_function: GO:0003677 - DNA binding [Evidence IEA];~go_function: GO:0008270 - zinc ion binding [Evidence IEA];~go_process: GO:0006351 - transcription, DNA-templated [Evidence IEA];~go_process: GO:0006355 - regulation of transcription, DNA-templated [Evidence IEA]), which translates into the protein MPRPKVHPANRLRAYEACNACRSTKKRCSGTFPCSKCIRLGRADTCVPSPRSAAQRPTANTRISGNSNVSYDSGRRPTTTLGASSLAGRADSASFEASEPSQSTVDIQPMSPETLHRTHPRMLRNLRGERVYVGKAASLSFLQLVRDTVSQYIGPSQFSHNVKSEDMLETETPHGTPPTLESSLDSYQLLQYYQTYSSATSGFIYVLSSAEAMEVLDALIEPSTHPDRTEMAVAGMIIAIGAQASKRTVSTEQAERYFFSRAQRSAFEGMLENPSLTLIRLFLLMSFYMLGACRRNAAFMYLGVAVRAAVALGLHLTELADAVPSPEQHQRARVWMSVYNLDLLVSSILGRPAATAALRSETEDGPIRYALLEGHMSIGLVASYGVSRILEEIISSMYSKDGASAELADSLLAKLKQWSDELPGPLVEPPNLDFDEPAARTHIINNLHVACIYHFAVITVTRPFLVSVLGVRLARLHNDSTDGTSSDLLHEDAAHSNLATACIDSALYMIQTCSEVHRSGLMLGNMCILKAFVFAAALVLGFSMFSRKEAEPSHEQAYGEALEILCVLSEQSAQAGHYYEILSCLGNAVAEQRRRLVQHSRQTKGRYVSKLFSLDDRRPSVEVQEGLDTPLLNGVSAIAPEAGISDPWAGIQRLGFMDSLEMDAALSGLDGMQLPVWDSFPFVGEAFQLQGRVGDVT
- a CDS encoding uncharacterized protein (COG:Q;~EggNog:ENOG410Q24T;~InterPro:IPR001128,IPR036396;~antiSMASH:Cluster_1.7;~go_function: GO:0005506 - iron ion binding [Evidence IEA];~go_function: GO:0016705 - oxidoreductase activity, acting on paired donors, with incorporation or reduction of molecular oxygen [Evidence IEA];~go_function: GO:0020037 - heme binding [Evidence IEA];~go_process: GO:0055114 - oxidation-reduction process [Evidence IEA]) — protein: MSLLVRAIVGLLGLVILRSFLTRKRFPAPLPPGPKPKPIIGNLFDLPANGEADWLHWYKHKKTYGPISSVQVFGETLIIINDARIAVELLEKRSATHSDRPSLTFIEIFAATAPQDRLIRC
- a CDS encoding cytochrome P450 (COG:Q;~EggNog:ENOG410PG34;~InterPro:IPR001128,IPR017972,IPR002401,IPR036396;~PFAM:PF00067;~SMCOG1034:cytochrome P450;~antiSMASH:Cluster_1.7;~go_function: GO:0005506 - iron ion binding [Evidence IEA];~go_function: GO:0016705 - oxidoreductase activity, acting on paired donors, with incorporation or reduction of molecular oxygen [Evidence IEA];~go_function: GO:0020037 - heme binding [Evidence IEA];~go_process: GO:0055114 - oxidation-reduction process [Evidence IEA]), translating into MGNLGAALVPGVWIVDFIPFLRHIPAWFPGATFKRVAENFKESARAWNCQPYEFVRHQMSQNKHAPSYLSGLLESKGVPEPGSFDEIVMKWSAAAMYGGGSDTTISTLGGFFLAMVLYPDVQRKAQEEIDRVVGTDRLPSFSDRENLPYIDAMVKEALRWHSVTPMGVVHSSSEDDMYEGYFIPKGSQILPNQWAFTHDPDVYLDAMAFKPERFLATEDHVPERDPHLLAFGFGRRICPGRTLADSNVYLSIAQSLAVYSFTKPIKNGKEVDVEPKFLNGVISHVAPFEVGIKPRSKQHEALLKELEIKYPWEEGHAAELSQVKF